The Crocosphaera sp. UHCC 0190 genome includes a region encoding these proteins:
- a CDS encoding ABC transporter ATP-binding protein, which translates to MANVTFEQVTKRFEDYVAVNNLNLEIEDGEFLVFVGPSGCGKTTSLRLLAGLESITQGQISIGDRRVNELSPKDRDIAMVFQSYALYPHMSVFENMAFSLQLQGKSSIEIKQRVHGAAQQLGIEKLLNRKPKELSGGQRQRVAVGRAIVRKPAVFLMDEPLSNLDAKLRVQARKEISKLHTDLKTTFIYVTHDQVEAMTMGDRIAVMKDGILQQVDTPSNLYNNPTNMFVAGFIGSPAMNFFEVERLEQGGKPYLKWGQTLIHLMFPETEDRLLTLGIRPENIYHPQYLPPDIQGFKIKAVVNLVEMMGNELIVYLETPEGSELVARLDPRVKVRSGETLDLLLDSQRIYLFDSHQQTIQFMFNETV; encoded by the coding sequence ATGGCGAATGTAACCTTTGAACAAGTAACGAAGCGATTTGAAGATTATGTCGCTGTTAATAATCTAAATCTAGAGATTGAGGATGGGGAATTTCTGGTCTTTGTGGGGCCGTCAGGTTGTGGAAAAACCACGTCCTTAAGGCTATTAGCGGGTCTAGAGTCCATTACCCAAGGACAAATTTCTATTGGCGATCGCCGAGTGAATGAACTGTCCCCCAAAGATCGAGATATTGCCATGGTGTTCCAATCCTATGCTCTCTATCCTCACATGAGCGTCTTTGAAAATATGGCGTTTAGTTTACAGTTGCAGGGAAAATCCTCCATAGAAATTAAGCAGCGAGTCCACGGTGCGGCCCAACAGTTGGGGATCGAAAAGCTACTTAATCGTAAACCCAAAGAACTGTCAGGGGGTCAACGACAACGGGTGGCAGTCGGTCGGGCCATTGTACGGAAACCTGCGGTATTTTTGATGGATGAACCCTTGTCTAATCTGGATGCAAAGTTGCGAGTACAGGCCAGAAAAGAGATTAGCAAACTTCATACTGATCTAAAAACCACGTTTATATATGTCACCCATGATCAAGTAGAAGCGATGACTATGGGCGATCGCATTGCGGTGATGAAGGATGGAATTTTGCAACAGGTAGACACCCCAAGTAATTTATACAACAATCCGACGAATATGTTCGTCGCGGGATTTATTGGTAGTCCGGCGATGAATTTTTTTGAGGTAGAAAGGCTTGAACAAGGAGGGAAGCCCTATTTAAAATGGGGTCAGACCTTAATTCATCTCATGTTTCCAGAGACAGAAGATCGCCTCCTTACCCTGGGAATTCGTCCCGAAAATATTTACCATCCCCAATACCTCCCCCCAGATATTCAAGGGTTCAAAATCAAAGCAGTGGTTAATCTTGTGGAAATGATGGGTAATGAACTCATTGTTTATCTGGAAACCCCAGAAGGTTCAGAATTAGTGGCTCGTCTTGATCCTCGTGTTAAGGTAAGGTCGGGAGAAACCCTCGATTTATTATTAGATAGCCAACGCATTTATCTATTTGATAGTCATCAGCAAACCATTCAATTTATGTTTAATGAAACAGTATAA